The Microvirgula aerodenitrificans DSM 15089 genome has a segment encoding these proteins:
- the rpsD gene encoding 30S ribosomal protein S4 yields the protein MARYTGPKCKLARREGTDLFLKSARRSIDSKCKLESRPGQHGAKQPRLSDYGVHLREKQKIRRIYGVLERQFRKYFAEAERRKGSTGENLLQILESRLDNVVYRMGYGSTRAEARQLVSHKAITVNGQVVNIASFQVKTGDVVAVREKARKQARIAEAVALAEQIGFPGWLTVDSKKLEGTFKNAPERSELSSDINEQLVVEFYSK from the coding sequence ATGGCACGTTATACTGGTCCGAAATGTAAACTGGCTCGTCGTGAAGGCACCGACCTCTTCCTGAAGAGTGCTCGCCGTTCGATCGACAGCAAATGCAAACTCGAAAGCCGCCCCGGCCAACACGGTGCTAAACAGCCGCGTCTGTCCGACTACGGTGTGCACCTGCGCGAAAAGCAAAAGATCCGTCGTATCTACGGCGTTCTGGAGCGTCAATTCCGCAAATACTTCGCTGAAGCCGAGCGCCGCAAGGGCTCGACTGGCGAAAACCTGCTCCAGATTCTTGAGTCGCGTCTGGACAACGTCGTCTACCGCATGGGCTACGGTTCGACCCGTGCCGAAGCACGTCAGCTGGTCAGCCACAAGGCCATCACGGTCAACGGCCAGGTGGTGAACATCGCTTCGTTCCAGGTCAAGACGGGTGACGTCGTTGCCGTTCGCGAAAAGGCCCGGAAACAGGCTCGTATCGCCGAAGCGGTCGCGCTCGCTGAACAGATTGGTTTCCCGGGCTGGCTGACGGTCGATTCCAAGAAACTGGAAGGTACGTTCAAGAACGCACCGGAGCGCTCCGAACTGTCTAGCGATATCAACGAGCAACTTGTGGTCGAGTTCTACTCCAAGTAA